The following is a genomic window from Bacteroidales bacterium.
GCAAAAACAGGCTATGCAAATATGGGAAAGAAGGGCCAAGCGGTTGGGATTGATTTAAAAAGTGTTTGTCCATAAAGTCAAGGATATTTGAAAGAGTCTCGTCTAGAATGTTCGCTGGCAAGGCTTGAGAGTTTTGAATGCTAAATGTAGAGACGTACGGCCGTACGTCTCTACCAGATGTAATTGACTGGCATGAAAAACGAGCGTAACGCAGCCAGCGGATATTCTAGACAGACTCTAAAAAGTTTCCTTGTAAAATCTAAAATGAATACCGTGTATTCTTTTAATTGTTCTTTATATTTGCTTAATATGAATTAAAAGTAAAAAATGATGGAAGTTACCGTAGAAACAGCAAAAGAACTGGGTTTGTTGCCTGAAGAATATGAGCGGATCAAGGAAATATTGGGGCGAAACCCAAATTTTACAGAATTAAGTATTTATTCGGTAATGTGGTCAGAGCACGCTTCATATAAGAATTCGATCAAGTGGCTGAAAACGCTTCCCATGGAAGGTGAGCAGTTAATGACTGAGGCAGGTGAAGAAAATGCCGGTTTGGTTGATTTGGGCGATGGTCTGGCCTGTGCCTTCAAAATAGAATCGCATAACCATCCTTCAGCAATTGAGCCTTATCAGGGTGCTGCAACCGGTGTGGGAGGTATAAACCGTGATATTTTTACCGTTGGTGCACGACCTGTTGCACAGCTCAATTCCCTGAGATTTGGTGATCCCAGCTTAAACAGAACAAAATGGCATGTTAAAGGCGTGGTCAAAGGTATAGGAGATTATGGTAATTCCTTTGGCGTTCCTGTTTTGGCGGGAGAGGTATTTTTTGATAAAACCTACAATACAAATCCTTTGATCAATGCAATGTCGGTAGGCCTCGTGAAGAAGGACCGTATTATTTCTGCAGTAGCCAAAGGGGTTGGAAATCCGGTATATATTGTAGGTTCCTCCACAGGGAAAGACGGAATTCACGGAGCAACTTTTGCTTCAACCAATCTTACCGAAAATTCAAGTGAGGATTTGCCATCTGTTCAGGTAGGTGATCCTTTTATGGAGAAATTACTGCTTGAAGCAACCCTTGAGCTTAATAAATCGGCTGCAGTCGTAGGTATGCAGGATATGGGGGCAGCGGGTATTATTTGTTCCACTTCTGAAATGTCGGAAAAAGGCGGACATGGAATGAAAATAGATCTTAATAAGGTACCTCTGCGTCAACAAAACATGGATCCTTTTGAAATATTGCTTTCTGAATCACAGGAGCGTATGCTGGTAGTTGTGGAAAAAGGACATGAAAAAGAAGTAGAAAGAATTTTTGATAAATGGGATTTGAACAGGGAAATTATTGGTGAGGTTATTGATGAAGATAAGCTGTATTTTTACAGGGGCGATGAACTGGTGGCTGATGTACCTGCCTCCAGCCTGGTTTTGGGTGGCGGAGCACCCGTATATGACCGTGAATATACCAAACCATCCTATATAGATGAGTATAAAAAATTTTCCATTGACGATATTCCCGAACCTTCCAATTATTATGAGGTTGCCATGAATCTCATAAATAATCCAAACATAGCTTCAAAACGATGGGTTGTAGAACAATACGATACTATGGTGGGTACTGCCAATATGAGCACCAACTTTCCAAGTGATGCCGGGGTTTTTAACCTGAAAGACACCCGTAAGGCTCTTGCAATGAGTGTGGATTGCAATGCCCGTTATGTGAATGCCGATCCCTATGTGGGTGCTCAGATTGCAGTAGCTGAGGCAGCCAGAAATATTGTATGTTCAGGAGCTGATCCTTTAGCCATTACGAATTGTTTAAATTTTGGCAATCCGTATAATCCCGAAGCTTACTGGCAGTTTGTACAGGCTGTTAAAGGAATGGGCGACGCATGCAGGAAATTCAAAACACCTGTAACCGGAGGTAATGTCAGTTTTTATAACCAAACCACCATCAATGACCATATGGAACCGGTATTCCCGGCTCCTGTCATTGGAATGCTCGGTATGTTAAAAGATAAGAGCCATCACACCACCATTGGTTTCAAGAAAAAAGGAGATATGATCTTTTTGATCGGCAGGTCGGTTGAAAATATTGATTCATCAGAATACCTCTATTCATACCATCAGGTGGAAAAATCGCCGGCACCGTTTTTTGATCTGGAAGAAGAATATAATGTTCAACAAGCGGTTAAAGGCTTGATTGAACATGATCTGCTCGAATCAGCTCATGATGTTTCCGATGGCGGCTTGTTTGTAACCCTTCTGGAATCGGCAATGATTCACAATTTGGGTTTCGACATTACCACCAGTGCTGATGTCAGAAAGGATGCATTTCTTTTTGGTGAGTCCCAGGGAAGGGTTGTTGTTAGCGTATCCTCCTCAAATGAGACCAATTTTATTGATTTCATGCTTGAAAGAGAAGTTCCCTTTTCAACATTGGGCCATGTGACAAAATCGGAGTTGAGGATAGATGATGATTCATTCGGTTTTATTCATGATTTGAAAAAACATTACGAAAATGCCCTGCACCGACTGATGGAAGATTAGATCGTTTATAACGGTTATCTGATTTATAAAACCCGGTATAACATGAATAATACAATTGGCTGAGCTCTAACAGACCCAAAATCCTGGAATGTAGTGCAATGCAATTTTTCTCAGAACAGCATTTCCTTTTGATGGAACTCTGATTATACTATTTCCGTATATGAAGCGTTATAGTTTTTAATAAACTGCGTGGATTTGAAAAAGATTCTCACTTTAATACTGTTGATTCTGCCCCTTTTCAGTCTTGCCCAGCAGGAGACCGTCCGTTATTATCAGAAAATTGATCATAAACCCTTTCATTTTGGTTATACTTTGGGTATTAATACGATGGATTTTGGGATTTATCATTCGGAATATGCTTTAGAAGAAGATGTTTACCCAGAGATTAATCAATTATCGCCAGGGATTGATATTAGCATTGTGACCAATTTTCGGCTGGGAGAATACCTTGATTTTAGGATTTTGCCGGGGATATCCCTTGGACAACGCAACCTAACTTATTACGAAAATGTAAGTCCTGATCCCGATAGTGTCAAGGCTTTTCATGAAATGAATCTTGGTTCCACATTTATTAATCTTCCCTTTAACCTTCGGTATGAGGCCGAACGGGAAAAGAACTACAGGCCTTATCTGATCGGTGGTGTGAATTTTCGCTGGGATATGGCCAGGAATAAGGATTTTGATGCAGATGAAGGAATATATGTCAAGTTGGAACCGTTTGATGTTTATGTGGAAGGAGGATTTGGTGTTGATTTCTATTTACCTTACTTCAAATTATCTACCGAAATAAAGTTTTCAGTTGGAACGATGAACGTACTTTCTCCCGATAAAGAGGAGAATAATCCTGAATATGTCCTATCCATTGACAAGTTAAAATCCAGGATGGTGAGCCTTTCTTTTCATTTTGAATGAGGTTTATTTCATATCTCCCTTTCGTCTCCGGAATTCAGCACAAATGATGCCTGTGGCCACCGATACGTTTAAGGATTCGGGTTTGTACCCGGCGTTTCCGACGTAGTTTGGTATGTATAGCCTGTTATCAATATAGGGTATCAATTCTTTTGAAATACCATGGGCTTCGTTTCCCATAACGATGAAACCTTTATCCGACAGCTCTGTCTGATATATGTTGTTTCCTCTCAGGAAGGAACCATATATATGAAAATCAGCAACATTATGATATTCGGACAGTACTTCCTCCAGATCCCGATAATGTACCTTTACCCTGCATATTGATCCCATAGTAGATTGTATTACTTTTGGATTATAAACATCAACCGTGGAATGAGAGCAAATCAGATTGTAAATACCAAACCAGTCTCCGGTTCGAATGATGTTACCCAGATTGCCCGGATCACTCATAGAATCCAATATTATGGAAAGATTATCGGTTAGCTCATCTTCAGCAATCTTGTGAACTGGTTGCTCAACGACAGCCAGCACCTGATTCGGATTTTTCTGAGTGCTGATTCTGTTGAGTTCTCTTTGTGTGATCGAAATGAGTTCTTTTATATTTGCCTGTTCTTTTAGCCTGGATGAGTTCATCCATTCCTGGGTTGCACAAATAAGGGGTACCTGAAAACCTGAAGTTAGGATTTCGTCCACCAGTTTTGCCCCTTCTGCTAAAAACAGGCCTGATTCGTTCCGGTATTTCTTTTTTTTTAGTGAGTTAATGAATTTAATTTTATTTTTGCTTAACATGTTTGCCAATTTATTTTTAGAAATAATTCTTTAAAGTATTTGTAGAGTTCCTGATGTATAGAAAGATAAAAGTTTATTATATTATATTGTTTTTTCCGCTTCTCGGACTTTTTTCATGCAGTACCACAAAGCATGTTCCTGATGACGAGTATCTTTTAAAAAAATATAAGATTGAGACAGAAGATAAAGATATTGAAAAAAGAGAAATCAGAAAATATGTTCAGCAAAAGCCTAACAGAAGGATTCTGGGTCTGAAAATTCCTCTGGCTTTATATAGTTTATCCAATCCCGATAAAGAGGAAGGTCTGAATAAATTTTTGAAAAAAACCGGCGAAGAGCCCGTGGTATTGGATCCCTATTTAATTAAGGAAACGCGTGATCAAATTTCTAATTACCTGGAAAAAAAAGGATATTACAACTCAAGCGTATCGGATACGTTGGTTTATAACGGACAAAAAGCTACCGTTCAATATGACATTGATTTAAATGAACCTTATGTCATTGATCAGGTAGAATATGAGGTAAGGGATTCTTCACTCCGATCCTACCTGTTGCCCGATACGTCAACACTTCCTATAAGTAGAGGAGATGTGTTTTCTGTTGAACTGCTTCAGCAGGAAAGGAACATGATTGAAGAGATCCTCCGGACTAAGGGTTTCTACAGGTTTTCTAAGGATTTTGTGAATTTTATTGCTGATACGCTGGGAGAGCAAAATCGGGTGGATTTGAAGGTGGAAGTCAGTAAATATATGATCCAGGAAGGAGATGGGGAGTTCAGGAGAATGCCCCATAAAAGGTACAAAATTGATTCAATTTATGTTTTTCCCGCCTATAATCCCCAGGAAGCCATTGCTGAAAAGCAGGAATATTTGAAGAACCGGGATACAACAATGTATAATGGGTTGACTTTTATTTATAATCGGCAACCAACGTTTGATCTCGATATAATCAGTCAGTCGAATTATATCGAACAGGGTCAATGGTATAACCAGGAAGACGTTGATAGAACCTACGACCGTCTAAATTCCCTGAGGCTATTCAGAATCATAAATGTGAAATTTGAAGAATCGGGGTTGGGTAGTGATAGTACAATCAGGAAATTAAACTGTTTTATATATTTACAGAAATTTAAACTCCAGTCCTATACCATTGAACTGGAAGGGACCAATTCTTCCGGTAATATCGGAGGTGGCGGGAATCTCGTTTATTCTCACAAAAGTCTTTTTGGTGGTGCGGAACAGTTCCAGTCAAAGTTTACCGGTGCTTTTGAAATTCTTGATCGGGAGAAATTCAGCCGCATTGATAATACCGTCCGTTTGGGCACGGAAGTTAGTATCGACTTCCCTGAGTTTTTATTGCCTTTTGTCAGAAGCGAACAATTTGTTAAGAAGTATCATCCCCAAACTTCCCTGTCGGGTTTATATAATTATCAGGAAAGGCCGGATTATACCCGAACTTTAGCCAATCTTTCGTTTGGGTATCATTGGAGGAACAGAAAAAATCTCACTCATTATATCAATCCTATAGAACTTAATATATTACAGTTACCCTATCTTTCGGATAAATTTAAGAGAGATCTTGATGAAGTGTATCTTAGAAGCAGTTATGATGACCATTTCCTATCTGTTACCAGTTACAGTATGATTTATAATAATCAGAATGTACAAAGAACCAACGATTTTCAGTATTTTCGACTAAATGCCGAAGTAGGAGGTAATCTGCTTTACGGATTGAGCCAGGTATTCGATGCCAGGAAGGTAGGAGATCACTATGAAATATTTGGTATTCGATATGCCCAATTTTTCAAAACCGATTTGGAATTTCGTCATTATGAGATTTTTAATGAAGAAAACCGCTTCATCTACAGATTTTTTATTGGTGGAGGTTTTCCATATGGCAATTCCACAGCATTACCTTTTATCAAACAGTATTCTTCAGGCGGAGCCAACAGTTTAAGGGCCTGGAATGTGAGGGCTCTTGGCCCAGGTTCTTATACCCCTAAATCAGATTTTAGAGGCTATCCCAATCTGACCGCCGATTTTAAATTTGAAGCAAACTGGGAATATAGGTTTGATATGTTTTGGATGCTGGAAGGTGCGTTCTTTCTGGATGCAGGAAATATTTGGTCTCTTAATAAAAGCGATGAACGAAAAGGTGCACTTCTGGAGTCGGATGAATTTCTGAATGAAATAGCTATAGGAACAGGTTTCGGTTTGCGGTTGGATTTGTCCTTTTCCGTATTTCGACTTGATTTGGGTGTTAAACTAAAAGATCCCGCCTATGAAAAAGGCAGCCGTTGGTTGCCTGGGAACCGGCAAATAAGCGGAGAAACCGTTTCATGGAATATAGCCATAGGTTATCCTTTTTAATGAAACCCGCATGCAGCATACTTCTCAACAAGAGCAATAATTAACATGCGGGTTCCATGACTATGCGAGCAGGCTTTGTGAATTTGGCATATCAATCAATATAAAATTTAAACCTTTACTAAACTGGGAAATTAATGAAATAAATATTCATCGGATCTTATTTATTTTATATATTTGTATTGGATAGATTTTTAAATTTTTAAATTTTGAGCTTATGTCTTACAATAAAGTATTAGATTTACTGGGTGATCAAGCAGATGATTTGTTGGGTCACAAATGCAAAACCGTTAGTAAGGATCAACTCCATCTGCCGGGTCCTGATTTTATAGACAGGGTATATTATCATACCAATCGAAATCCCCGGGTATTGGCAAATCTGGCCCGCTTATTCAATCACGGACGGTTGGGGGGAACCGGATATCTTTCTATTTTGCCTATAGATCAGGGTATAGAACATTCGGGAGGTGCATCGTTTGCCCCCAATCCCATATATTTTGATCCGGAAAATATAATTAAACTGGCACTTGAAGGGGAAACAAACGCTGTGGCTTCAACATTTGGTGTGATGGCAGCTACATCAAGAAAATATGCTCATAAAATCCCCTATATCGTAAAGATCAATCATAATGAGCTTCTCACCTATCCAAACAAATATGATCAGATTCTTTTTGGAACTGTTGATGAAGCCTTTAATCTGGGAGCCGTAGCCGTTGGAGCTACCATTTATTTTGGCAGTCCTGAGTCGAGCCGCCAGATTGTTGAAATTTCAGAGGCCTTTGAAAGAGCTCACGAGTTGGGTATGGCTACCGTACTTTGGTGCTATACCAGGAATAACGCCTTTAAGACAAAAGAGGATGATTACCATACGGCTGCTGACTTATCCGGACAGGCCAATCATCTGGGCGCTACCATTCAGGCTGATATTATTAAACAAAAATTGCCTACGACCAATGGCGGATTTACAGCTTTGAAATTTGGTAAGACCCATGAGAAGATGTATAGCGAGTTAACTACGGATCATCCAATTGATCTGACAAGATACCAAATTGTAAACAACTATATGGGAAGAGTTGGTCTGATCAACTCCGGTGGAGCTTCCAAGGGAGAAACCGATCTGAAAGATGCAGTTGCCACTGCGGTGATAAATAAACGTGCAGGTGGTACGGGATTGATAACCGGTCGAAAGGCTTTCCAAAAGCCAATGAAAGACGGCGTTGAAATATTAAATGCCATCCAGGATGTTTATCTGGCTGACGAAATTGATATTGCTTAAGATAGATGGATAAACTATAAGAATGGGACGTAATGCAAAGTCTTTACGTCCCATTTTTTGTTTCCCTTCCATGATGTATTTTACTCACTTTTTTATTAATATTGCTTCCTAATTTGTACAAGCCAAAAAGGAAACACATTAAATTCCTTGAAAGCATCCTGTTTGGATTTGGCTTGTCCAAATTAAGAATCAGAAAAAGCTCAAAACCTTTATCATATGGCAAAATTTGACTTTTCAAAACGAGAGGGCTTTGGGAGCAAATTTGGTGTGATTGCTGCTTCGGCCGGTTCGGCAGTAGGTCTGGGAAATATATGGAGATTTCCTTATATAGCTGGTGAAAATGGGGGCGGAGCCTTTATTCTTGTTTATCTTTTCTTTATTTTAGCTATTGGCATACCCGTTATGCTTTCTGAATTTACCATTGGAAGAAGTGCAAAAAGAAATGTATTTGGAGCCTTTAAGACCCTTGCCCCCAGGACACATTGGTACCTTGTTGGCTTATTGGGTGTTGTTGCGGCTTTCATCATCCTCTCTTTTTATAGTACAGTGGCCTCATGGACTTTGGAATATACCTATAAATCCCTGATTGACTCTTTCTCAGGCCAGTCGCCCGCTCAGCTTACTTCTATGTTCGAAGGTTTTAAAGCAAGCTCTTTCCGGCCCATCTTATGGCAGTTGATTTTCATGTTTTTCACAGCCTGGATCGTTATGGCCGGGGTGAAAAACGGAATTGAAAAATATGCAAAGATTCTGATGCCTGTTCTTCTGGTTTTGATTATTGTAATGGATATCCGTGCAGTGACGTTACCAGGATCGAAGGAAGGAGTTGAATTTCTGTTTAACCCGGATTTTTCCAAACTGAATACCAATAGTGTACTGGAAGCTTTGGGTCAGGCTTTTTTCTCCCTTAGTATTGGAATGGGTACCCTTGTTACCTATGGATCCTATATTCATAAGCGGGAAAACCTGGCCAATACTGCCATTAGTGTATCCGCTACCGATACCATAATTGCAATTCTTGCCGGTTTAGCCATCTTTCCGGCAGTTTTTGCCTTTGGAATTGAGCCCAATGCTGGTCCTGATTTGATTTTTAGAACTTTACCCAATATTTTTATGCAGTTGCCCGGCGGGTATTTCTTTTCCCTTTTGTTCTTTATTCTTCTTGTGGTAGCGGCTTTGACTTCATCTATATCTGTGCTGGAAGTGGTGGTGGCGTATTTTACGGAAGAACTGGGTTTGTTGCGTAAACCTGCTACCATCATTGCTGCTGTCTCCATTACTATACTGGGCGTACTTTCTACCTTGTCATGGGGTGTGCTCGAAAATGTGGAGGTGTTTAAACAAAACATTTTTGGAATACTCGATTTTACAGCATCAAGTGTGCTTTTACCCATCGGCGGTCTGTTTATAGTCATTTTCCTGGGATGGTATCTTGGCAAAAATCTTGTGAAAGAGGAAGTTTCAAGCCAGGGATTATTTAAAGTCCGTTTGGTATCCTTGTTCGTTCTGATAATCAAGTTTCTTGCACCAGTTGCTATTGCTTTGGTATTTCTTAATGGTATCGGGTTGCTGAAATTATAGTGAACATTGATTTTGCGAAGATGGAGAATATGCATTTTAAAGACCTGTTTTCTTTTTCCGGGAGGGAAAGAAAGGGAATTTTTGTCTTACTGATTATGTTGGCTGTGCTTATCATTCTGAGGGCCAATATGCATTTTATTATTTCCAGTGAAAATGCAAGCATTGATCCGCATTTTATTAGTGAAGTTGAGGATTTTCTCCGGTCGGACAATTACGAAAACCCAAAAATCGAGGTTTCCTCTACAGAGAAGATGGGCAAAAAAACTGCCCCATCAGAATCGCCCCCTCCTCAACTCTTCCATTTTGACCCGAATACCATTACCAACGATGAATGGAAGAAATTGGGAATTAGTGATTTTCAGTTGAAAGTGATTAATAATTACAAACAAAGCGGAGGTAAATTCTTCAAAAGGGAGGATGTTAAAAAAATCTACGGGCTGGATGAAAAGACCTATGCCCGTCTTGAAAAATACATTAAGATTGAACGAGCATCTCCAATAATAAAAGACGTTGCGGCTCCGTCTGAAAAAGCTGTTCC
Proteins encoded in this region:
- the purL gene encoding phosphoribosylformylglycinamidine synthase subunit PurL, producing MMEVTVETAKELGLLPEEYERIKEILGRNPNFTELSIYSVMWSEHASYKNSIKWLKTLPMEGEQLMTEAGEENAGLVDLGDGLACAFKIESHNHPSAIEPYQGAATGVGGINRDIFTVGARPVAQLNSLRFGDPSLNRTKWHVKGVVKGIGDYGNSFGVPVLAGEVFFDKTYNTNPLINAMSVGLVKKDRIISAVAKGVGNPVYIVGSSTGKDGIHGATFASTNLTENSSEDLPSVQVGDPFMEKLLLEATLELNKSAAVVGMQDMGAAGIICSTSEMSEKGGHGMKIDLNKVPLRQQNMDPFEILLSESQERMLVVVEKGHEKEVERIFDKWDLNREIIGEVIDEDKLYFYRGDELVADVPASSLVLGGGAPVYDREYTKPSYIDEYKKFSIDDIPEPSNYYEVAMNLINNPNIASKRWVVEQYDTMVGTANMSTNFPSDAGVFNLKDTRKALAMSVDCNARYVNADPYVGAQIAVAEAARNIVCSGADPLAITNCLNFGNPYNPEAYWQFVQAVKGMGDACRKFKTPVTGGNVSFYNQTTINDHMEPVFPAPVIGMLGMLKDKSHHTTIGFKKKGDMIFLIGRSVENIDSSEYLYSYHQVEKSPAPFFDLEEEYNVQQAVKGLIEHDLLESAHDVSDGGLFVTLLESAMIHNLGFDITTSADVRKDAFLFGESQGRVVVSVSSSNETNFIDFMLEREVPFSTLGHVTKSELRIDDDSFGFIHDLKKHYENALHRLMED
- a CDS encoding PorT family protein — translated: MKKILTLILLILPLFSLAQQETVRYYQKIDHKPFHFGYTLGINTMDFGIYHSEYALEEDVYPEINQLSPGIDISIVTNFRLGEYLDFRILPGISLGQRNLTYYENVSPDPDSVKAFHEMNLGSTFINLPFNLRYEAEREKNYRPYLIGGVNFRWDMARNKDFDADEGIYVKLEPFDVYVEGGFGVDFYLPYFKLSTEIKFSVGTMNVLSPDKEENNPEYVLSIDKLKSRMVSLSFHFE
- a CDS encoding RNA methyltransferase translates to MLSKNKIKFINSLKKKKYRNESGLFLAEGAKLVDEILTSGFQVPLICATQEWMNSSRLKEQANIKELISITQRELNRISTQKNPNQVLAVVEQPVHKIAEDELTDNLSIILDSMSDPGNLGNIIRTGDWFGIYNLICSHSTVDVYNPKVIQSTMGSICRVKVHYRDLEEVLSEYHNVADFHIYGSFLRGNNIYQTELSDKGFIVMGNEAHGISKELIPYIDNRLYIPNYVGNAGYKPESLNVSVATGIICAEFRRRKGDMK
- a CDS encoding BamA/TamA family outer membrane protein encodes the protein MYRKIKVYYIILFFPLLGLFSCSTTKHVPDDEYLLKKYKIETEDKDIEKREIRKYVQQKPNRRILGLKIPLALYSLSNPDKEEGLNKFLKKTGEEPVVLDPYLIKETRDQISNYLEKKGYYNSSVSDTLVYNGQKATVQYDIDLNEPYVIDQVEYEVRDSSLRSYLLPDTSTLPISRGDVFSVELLQQERNMIEEILRTKGFYRFSKDFVNFIADTLGEQNRVDLKVEVSKYMIQEGDGEFRRMPHKRYKIDSIYVFPAYNPQEAIAEKQEYLKNRDTTMYNGLTFIYNRQPTFDLDIISQSNYIEQGQWYNQEDVDRTYDRLNSLRLFRIINVKFEESGLGSDSTIRKLNCFIYLQKFKLQSYTIELEGTNSSGNIGGGGNLVYSHKSLFGGAEQFQSKFTGAFEILDREKFSRIDNTVRLGTEVSIDFPEFLLPFVRSEQFVKKYHPQTSLSGLYNYQERPDYTRTLANLSFGYHWRNRKNLTHYINPIELNILQLPYLSDKFKRDLDEVYLRSSYDDHFLSVTSYSMIYNNQNVQRTNDFQYFRLNAEVGGNLLYGLSQVFDARKVGDHYEIFGIRYAQFFKTDLEFRHYEIFNEENRFIYRFFIGGGFPYGNSTALPFIKQYSSGGANSLRAWNVRALGPGSYTPKSDFRGYPNLTADFKFEANWEYRFDMFWMLEGAFFLDAGNIWSLNKSDERKGALLESDEFLNEIAIGTGFGLRLDLSFSVFRLDLGVKLKDPAYEKGSRWLPGNRQISGETVSWNIAIGYPF
- a CDS encoding class I fructose-bisphosphate aldolase; translated protein: MSYNKVLDLLGDQADDLLGHKCKTVSKDQLHLPGPDFIDRVYYHTNRNPRVLANLARLFNHGRLGGTGYLSILPIDQGIEHSGGASFAPNPIYFDPENIIKLALEGETNAVASTFGVMAATSRKYAHKIPYIVKINHNELLTYPNKYDQILFGTVDEAFNLGAVAVGATIYFGSPESSRQIVEISEAFERAHELGMATVLWCYTRNNAFKTKEDDYHTAADLSGQANHLGATIQADIIKQKLPTTNGGFTALKFGKTHEKMYSELTTDHPIDLTRYQIVNNYMGRVGLINSGGASKGETDLKDAVATAVINKRAGGTGLITGRKAFQKPMKDGVEILNAIQDVYLADEIDIA
- a CDS encoding sodium-dependent transporter translates to MAKFDFSKREGFGSKFGVIAASAGSAVGLGNIWRFPYIAGENGGGAFILVYLFFILAIGIPVMLSEFTIGRSAKRNVFGAFKTLAPRTHWYLVGLLGVVAAFIILSFYSTVASWTLEYTYKSLIDSFSGQSPAQLTSMFEGFKASSFRPILWQLIFMFFTAWIVMAGVKNGIEKYAKILMPVLLVLIIVMDIRAVTLPGSKEGVEFLFNPDFSKLNTNSVLEALGQAFFSLSIGMGTLVTYGSYIHKRENLANTAISVSATDTIIAILAGLAIFPAVFAFGIEPNAGPDLIFRTLPNIFMQLPGGYFFSLLFFILLVVAALTSSISVLEVVVAYFTEELGLLRKPATIIAAVSITILGVLSTLSWGVLENVEVFKQNIFGILDFTASSVLLPIGGLFIVIFLGWYLGKNLVKEEVSSQGLFKVRLVSLFVLIIKFLAPVAIALVFLNGIGLLKL
- a CDS encoding helix-hairpin-helix domain-containing protein encodes the protein MHFKDLFSFSGRERKGIFVLLIMLAVLIILRANMHFIISSENASIDPHFISEVEDFLRSDNYENPKIEVSSTEKMGKKTAPSESPPPQLFHFDPNTITNDEWKKLGISDFQLKVINNYKQSGGKFFKREDVKKIYGLDEKTYARLEKYIKIERASPIIKDVAAPSEKAVPVIEINTADTFRLALLRGIGPVYARRICKYRDLLGGFSSTDQLKEVYGITDELVSLIDSTIKIDRDHIRKIDVNKAKFGELIRHPYLNEYQTKAIVQYRQFKDGIDDLQELLANNILDEKTYFRMQPYLEVREE